From the Streptomyces syringium genome, one window contains:
- a CDS encoding dihydrolipoamide acetyltransferase family protein, which yields MTASTANDQRFREFKMPDVGEGLTEAEILKWYVAVGDTVSDGQVVCEVETAKAAVELPIPFDGVVHELRFGEGVTVDVGTAIISVDTQPGAGPAEPAAPAEPAAAPVAEPEPEPQGRQAVLVGYGAAPSSTKRRARKAQPAPVQQHMAAAIQAEMNGHAAPTTAPAPAAPVATAAPVETAGRPLAKPPVRKLAKDLGVDLATVVPTGTDGIVTREDVHAAVAARTAPAPVTEEPAAPAAPAPALAAVPAAPADLAARETRIPVKGVRKATAQAMVASAFTAPHVTEFVTVDVTRTMKLVQQLKTDPDMAGLRVNPLLLVAKALLVAIKRNPDVNATWDEANQEIVRKDYVNLGIAAATPRGLIVPNIKDAGAKTLPQLSAALGELISTAREGKTSPADMSGGTVTITNVGVFGVDTGTPILNPGESAILAFGAVKLQPWVHKGKVKPRQVTTLALSFDHRLVDGELGSKVLADVAAVLENPKRLITWG from the coding sequence ATGACTGCAAGCACTGCCAACGACCAGCGCTTCCGCGAGTTCAAGATGCCCGACGTGGGCGAGGGGCTCACCGAGGCCGAGATCCTCAAGTGGTACGTGGCCGTCGGGGACACCGTCTCCGACGGGCAGGTGGTCTGCGAGGTCGAGACCGCCAAGGCCGCCGTCGAGCTGCCGATCCCCTTCGACGGAGTGGTGCACGAGCTGCGCTTCGGCGAGGGCGTGACGGTGGACGTCGGCACCGCGATCATTTCGGTCGACACCCAGCCCGGTGCGGGCCCGGCCGAGCCCGCCGCCCCGGCGGAGCCCGCCGCGGCGCCCGTGGCCGAGCCCGAGCCGGAGCCGCAGGGCCGCCAGGCCGTGCTGGTCGGCTACGGCGCCGCGCCGTCCTCGACCAAGCGCCGCGCCCGCAAGGCACAGCCCGCGCCGGTGCAGCAGCACATGGCCGCCGCGATCCAGGCGGAGATGAACGGCCACGCGGCCCCGACGACTGCCCCGGCGCCCGCCGCGCCTGTCGCGACTGCCGCACCCGTGGAGACCGCCGGCCGGCCCCTGGCCAAGCCGCCGGTCCGCAAGCTCGCCAAGGACCTCGGCGTCGACCTCGCGACGGTCGTCCCGACCGGCACGGACGGCATCGTGACCCGCGAGGACGTCCACGCGGCCGTGGCCGCGCGCACGGCACCGGCCCCGGTCACGGAGGAGCCGGCGGCCCCCGCCGCGCCCGCCCCGGCCCTCGCGGCCGTTCCCGCCGCTCCGGCCGACCTCGCCGCCCGCGAGACCCGGATCCCGGTCAAGGGCGTACGGAAGGCCACCGCCCAGGCGATGGTCGCGAGCGCCTTCACCGCGCCGCACGTCACGGAGTTCGTCACCGTCGATGTCACCCGCACGATGAAGCTCGTCCAGCAGCTCAAGACCGACCCCGACATGGCCGGGCTGCGCGTCAACCCGCTGCTGCTCGTCGCGAAGGCGCTGCTCGTCGCGATCAAGCGCAACCCGGACGTCAACGCGACCTGGGACGAGGCCAACCAGGAGATCGTCCGCAAGGACTACGTGAACCTCGGCATCGCCGCGGCCACCCCGCGCGGTCTGATCGTCCCGAACATCAAGGACGCCGGGGCCAAGACCCTTCCCCAGCTGTCCGCGGCGCTCGGCGAGCTGATCTCCACGGCCCGCGAGGGGAAGACCAGCCCGGCGGACATGTCCGGCGGCACGGTCACCATCACCAACGTCGGCGTCTTCGGCGTCGACACCGGCACGCCCATCCTCAACCCGGGCGAGTCCGCGATCCTGGCGTTCGGCGCGGTCAAGCTCCAGCCCTGGGTCCACAAGGGCAAGGTCAAGCCCCGCCAGGTCACCACCCTGGCGCTGTCCTTCGACCACCGCCTGGTCGACGGGGAACTCGGCTCCAAGGTCCTCGCGGACGTGGCCGCCGTTCTGGAGAACCCCAAGCGCCTGATCACCTGGGGCTGA
- a CDS encoding GntR family transcriptional regulator, whose amino-acid sequence MSATATVKRPAADRVYAHVKDAVLQRRYEGGTLLTEGDLAGEVGVSRTPVREALLRLEAEGLLKLYPKKGALVLAVSAQEIADVVETRLLVEKHAAGKAVPAPPALLARLEELVEDMRRQAAAGDLAAVSVSDRAFHAEIVRSAGNQILARLYDQLRDRQLRMGVAVMHAHPDRIAKNIAEHTEILEALRAGDAEAAIGIVDQHVSWVRNLAQGHER is encoded by the coding sequence ATGTCAGCCACCGCCACCGTCAAGCGTCCTGCCGCCGACCGCGTGTACGCGCATGTGAAGGACGCCGTGCTGCAGCGGCGGTACGAGGGCGGGACGCTGCTGACCGAGGGGGACCTGGCCGGTGAGGTGGGCGTCTCGCGGACTCCGGTGCGGGAGGCGCTGCTCAGACTCGAGGCCGAGGGGCTGCTCAAGCTCTACCCGAAGAAGGGGGCGTTGGTGCTGGCCGTGTCCGCGCAGGAGATCGCGGACGTGGTGGAGACCCGGCTGCTGGTGGAGAAGCACGCGGCCGGGAAGGCCGTGCCCGCCCCGCCCGCGCTGCTCGCCCGGCTGGAGGAGCTCGTCGAGGACATGCGGCGGCAGGCCGCGGCCGGGGACCTCGCCGCGGTGTCCGTCAGCGACCGGGCCTTCCACGCCGAGATCGTGCGCAGCGCGGGCAACCAGATCCTCGCGCGGCTGTACGACCAGCTCCGCGACCGGCAGTTGCGGATGGGCGTCGCCGTGATGCACGCCCACCCCGACCGGATCGCGAAGAACATCGCCGAGCACACCGAGATCCTCGAAGCGCTGCGCGCCGGGGACGCGGAGGCGGCCATCGGCATCGTCGACCAGCACGTCAGCTGGGTGCGGAACCTGGCACAGGGCCACGAACGATGA
- a CDS encoding MFS transporter, whose protein sequence is MSGGSTGLPGDPPGGRRAMAVWGLGVGVYFVAIVFRTSLGVAGIDAAERFHINASALSTFSILQLLVYAGMQIPVGLMVDRLGTKKVLALGVVLFTAGQFAFALSHSYGMALASRGLLGCGDAMTFISVLRLGARWLPARHGPMIAQVAALFGMAGNLISTLLLARLLHSAGWTTTFAGSATAGVVVLVLLLLFLKDHPEGYAPVPPSHAGSGFVRQQIVRAWREPGTRLGMWVHFTTGFPAMVFLLLWGMPYLVEAQGLSRGTAGALLTLVVLSNMAIGLVYGQIIGRHRAARLPLALGTVAATALLWASTVVWPGTHAPMWLLIAECVVLGACGPASMIGFDFARPANPPERQGTASGIVNMGGFVACMTTLLAVGLLLDATGGNYRVAFASVFVLEALGLSQILRLRTRAQRRERERVVASRVETVHVPV, encoded by the coding sequence ATGAGCGGGGGTTCCACCGGGCTGCCCGGCGACCCACCCGGCGGGCGGCGGGCGATGGCCGTCTGGGGGCTGGGCGTCGGGGTCTACTTCGTCGCGATCGTCTTCCGCACCAGCCTCGGTGTGGCCGGCATCGACGCCGCCGAGCGGTTCCACATCAACGCGTCCGCCCTGTCGACGTTCTCCATACTCCAGCTGCTGGTCTACGCCGGCATGCAGATACCCGTCGGCCTGATGGTCGACCGGCTCGGCACGAAGAAGGTGCTGGCGCTCGGCGTCGTGCTCTTCACCGCCGGGCAGTTCGCGTTCGCGCTCTCCCACTCGTACGGCATGGCCCTCGCCAGCCGCGGGCTGCTCGGGTGCGGTGACGCGATGACGTTCATCAGCGTGCTGCGGCTCGGCGCGCGATGGCTCCCCGCCCGGCACGGGCCGATGATCGCGCAGGTCGCGGCGCTGTTCGGGATGGCGGGCAATCTGATCTCGACCCTGCTGCTCGCGCGGCTGCTGCACAGCGCGGGCTGGACGACGACGTTCGCGGGCAGCGCGACGGCCGGCGTGGTGGTCCTCGTCCTGCTGCTGCTCTTCCTCAAGGACCACCCCGAGGGCTACGCACCCGTGCCTCCCTCCCATGCGGGCAGCGGGTTCGTCCGGCAGCAGATCGTCCGCGCCTGGCGGGAGCCGGGGACGCGGCTGGGGATGTGGGTGCACTTCACCACCGGCTTCCCGGCGATGGTCTTCCTGCTGCTGTGGGGGATGCCCTATCTCGTCGAGGCGCAGGGCCTGAGCCGCGGCACCGCGGGCGCCCTGCTCACCCTCGTCGTGCTGTCGAACATGGCCATCGGCCTCGTCTACGGCCAGATCATCGGCCGCCACCGGGCCGCCCGGCTGCCGCTCGCCCTCGGCACCGTCGCCGCGACCGCCCTGCTGTGGGCGTCGACCGTCGTCTGGCCCGGCACGCACGCCCCGATGTGGCTGCTGATCGCGGAGTGCGTGGTCCTCGGCGCCTGCGGACCGGCCTCGATGATCGGCTTCGACTTCGCCCGCCCCGCCAACCCGCCCGAGCGCCAGGGCACGGCCTCGGGCATCGTGAACATGGGCGGGTTCGTCGCCTGCATGACCACCCTGCTGGCCGTGGGCCTGCTGCTGGACGCCACCGGCGGCAACTACCGGGTCGCCTTCGCGTCCGTGTTCGTGCTGGAGGCGCTCGGCCTGTCCCAGATCCTGCGGCTGCGCACAAGGGCGCAGCGGCGGGAACGGGAGCGGGTGGTGGCGTCGCGGGTGGAGACGGTCCACGTGCCGGTCTGA
- a CDS encoding helix-turn-helix transcriptional regulator: MNRVDGESISRLLRAWRSRVDARTVPELRGLYPRPGRRLSQAHVARMTGVSEGWYRALEAGRRQDFSESFLLRVAQALRLSEAETLTLFLAVCGRRPPGLLAPDPTDLPRGVQALLEQQVSYPAYLSDVAWNVVAANPLMGEWFPWVLRPGANLMRWTLLDPEAREQMLDWEDSCARIYLAMLRVAANSNPDNAELRTLVRDILEADADCRRIWSEESDVVEHRDGHVFRLRLPYHGNAEIRVTTHVLLPIQRPDLRFVFITPMDGWAGV, translated from the coding sequence GTGAACCGCGTCGACGGCGAGTCCATCAGCCGCCTGCTGCGCGCCTGGCGGTCCCGCGTCGACGCCCGGACCGTCCCCGAACTGCGCGGCCTTTACCCCCGCCCCGGCCGCCGGCTCTCCCAGGCGCACGTGGCCCGGATGACCGGGGTGAGCGAAGGCTGGTACCGCGCCCTGGAGGCGGGCCGCCGCCAGGACTTCTCCGAGAGCTTCCTGCTCCGCGTCGCGCAGGCGCTGCGCCTCAGCGAGGCCGAGACCCTGACCCTCTTCCTCGCCGTCTGCGGCCGCCGCCCGCCCGGCCTGCTCGCCCCCGATCCCACGGACCTGCCCCGCGGCGTCCAGGCCCTGCTCGAACAGCAGGTCTCCTACCCCGCCTACCTCTCCGACGTCGCCTGGAACGTCGTCGCCGCCAACCCCCTGATGGGCGAGTGGTTCCCCTGGGTCCTGCGCCCCGGCGCGAACCTCATGCGCTGGACCCTGCTGGACCCCGAGGCCCGCGAGCAGATGCTCGACTGGGAGGACAGCTGCGCCCGCATCTACCTCGCCATGCTCCGCGTGGCCGCCAACAGCAACCCGGACAACGCCGAACTGCGCACCCTCGTCCGCGACATCCTCGAAGCCGATGCCGACTGCCGCCGCATATGGTCCGAGGAATCCGACGTCGTCGAGCACCGCGACGGCCACGTCTTCCGGCTGCGCCTGCCGTACCACGGCAACGCGGAAATCCGCGTGACCACCCACGTCCTCCTCCCCATACAGCGCCCGGACCTGCGCTTCGTCTTCATCACCCCCATGGACGGCTGGGCCGGGGTGTAA